A window from Malania oleifera isolate guangnan ecotype guangnan chromosome 7, ASM2987363v1, whole genome shotgun sequence encodes these proteins:
- the LOC131159478 gene encoding uncharacterized protein LOC131159478 isoform X1 — MACKVKACAKCTRNCVSAHGIKKHPSPVITSFFKVLIGDQFSKVLFLPPKFACTVTPLVDQKIDLEDSSGRRWVVTLSNIGGSFAFQQGWHTFSLDHGLEVGDFLVFSYIMGSHFFVQIFKKTGCETLDFPVENRNHKKRNRTSRDSDGSCHTTDKGSIDKHGSSTSVVSGSDIEEINQSQCIEDAPMAAENTSNCENGNVRHQMPPSAGYIEEPYYIIDRDVGYKGANGSLLVDLFSLEVQKSITGAGINDEALAEDRRADLLLKSETEVDIVNENPVAEELVTRVVPLDASDSEMVQKKEKTDVRDNMLQSQKGSYNDTTPGQPLTTSVMNTEVNGNDNPDVLNKVIKECQTSEKSTDAEPGKDEKVKPQKEIICHIGRHEFVQRKSSGLSGFREFPVAFELQKLQSGERMKVIKQEHVEMNIAMSGGKHPNSINREHDQISNFPLNDNNTALKVVKAEAVNSNCSPTSDAASISCLVKTDDPSHLELMTCLPSPSKMKMGRSVVLLRDPGMRLWPVLYHKRPGLTVLNSGWEGFSRANRIQAGDKCVFDIESEDPEFIYRVSIVRKQKKLY; from the exons TTCTTGCCCCCCAAATTTGCTTGCACAGTGACACCCTTGGTTGATCAGAAAATTGACCTTGAGGATTCAAGTGGGAGGCGGTGGGTAGTAACATTATCCAATATTGGTGGATCCTTTGCTTTTCAACAAGGATGGCATACTTTCTCATTAGACCATGGCCTAGAAGTAGGTGATTTTTTGGTGTTCAGTTACATAATGGGATCACACTTTTTTGTTCAAATCTTTAAGAAAACTGGGTGCGAAACCTTAGATTTTCCTGTGGAGAAcagaaatcataagaaaagaaaTAGAACAAGCAGGGATTCTGATGGTTCATGCCACACAACTGATAAAGGTTCCATTGACAAACACGGTTCAAGCACTTCTGTTGTTTCTGGATCAGATATAGAAGAAATAAATCAAAGTCAGTGTATAGAAGATGCACCAATGGCTGCAGAGAACACTTCAAATTGTGAGAATGGCAATGTAAGGCACCAAATGCCACCCAGTGCTGGCTACATTGAAGAACCATATTACATTATTGACAGGGATGTGGGATACAAAGGAGCAAATGGAAGTCTTTTAGTTGACTTGTTCAGCCTTGAAGTGCAGAAGAGCATAACAGGTGCGGGCATAAATGATGAAGCTCTAGCTGAAGATAGAAGAGCTGATCTGTTGCTTAAATCTGAAACTGAAGTAGACATAGTTAATGAGAATCCAGTGGCGGAAGAGTTAGTGACTAGAGTTGTGCCTTTGGACGCATCTGACTCTGAAATggtacaaaagaaggagaaaactGATGTGAGAGACAATATGTTACAATCTCAAAAAGGTTCTTACAATGACACGACTCCTGGGCAGCCTTTGACCACATCTGTAATGAATACCGAAGTTAATGGAAATGACAATCCAGATGTGTTGAATAAGGTAATAAAAGAATGTCAAACTTCTGAAAAATCAACTGATGCAGAGCCAG GGAAGGATGAAAAAGTGAAGCCCCAAAAGGAAATCATTTGTCATATTGGTAGACATGAGTTTGTTCAACGGAAATCTAGTGGATTATCTGGGTTTCGTGAATTTCCAGTTGCTTTTGAGTTGCAAAAGTTGCAATCAG GTGAAAGGATGAAGGTGATTAAACAAGAACACGTGGAGATGAACATAGCCATGTCTGGTG GGAAGCATCCAAACAGCATTAATAGGGAGCATGACCAGATTTCAAATTTTCCTCTAAATGACAATAATACAGCCCTAAAAGTTGTGAAAGCTGAAGCCGTTAACTCAAACTGTTCGCCAACATCCGATGCAGCCAGTATCTCCTGTTTGGTAAAAACAGATGATCCTTCTCATTTG GAACTAATGACATGCTTGCCATCACCATCAAAGATGAAAATGGGCAGAAGCGTGGTGCTGCTTCGAGATCCAGGGATGAGACTGTGGCCTGTCCTCTACCATAAGAGACCGGGACTCACAGTTTTGAATAGTGGGTGGGAAGGATTCAGCAGGGCAAACAGAATTCAAGCAGGAGATAAATGTGTTTTTGACATTGAGAGTGAAGATCCAGAGTTCATATACAGGGTCTCTATTGTTAGAAAGCAGAAAAAACTATACTAA
- the LOC131159478 gene encoding B3 domain-containing protein Os01g0905400-like isoform X3 yields MACKVKACAKCTRNCVSAHGIKKHPSPVITSFFKVLIGDQFSKVLFLPPKFACTVTPLVDQKIDLEDSSGRRWVVTLSNIGGSFAFQQGWHTFSLDHGLEVGDFLVFSYIMGSHFFVQIFKKTGCETLDFPVENRNHKKRNRTSRDSDGSCHTTDKGSIDKHGSSTSVVSGSDIEEINQSQCIEDAPMAAENTSNCENGNVRHQMPPSAGYIEEPYYIIDRDVGYKGANGSLLVDLFSLEVQKSITGAGINDEALAEDRRADLLLKSETEVDIVNENPVAEELVTRVVPLDASDSEMVQKKEKTDVRDNMLQSQKGSYNDTTPGQPLTTSVMNTEVNGNDNPDVLNKVIKECQTSEKSTDAEPGERMKVIKQEHVEMNIAMSGGKHPNSINREHDQISNFPLNDNNTALKVVKAEAVNSNCSPTSDAASISCLVKTDDPSHLELMTCLPSPSKMKMGRSVVLLRDPGMRLWPVLYHKRPGLTVLNSGWEGFSRANRIQAGDKCVFDIESEDPEFIYRVSIVRKQKKLY; encoded by the exons TTCTTGCCCCCCAAATTTGCTTGCACAGTGACACCCTTGGTTGATCAGAAAATTGACCTTGAGGATTCAAGTGGGAGGCGGTGGGTAGTAACATTATCCAATATTGGTGGATCCTTTGCTTTTCAACAAGGATGGCATACTTTCTCATTAGACCATGGCCTAGAAGTAGGTGATTTTTTGGTGTTCAGTTACATAATGGGATCACACTTTTTTGTTCAAATCTTTAAGAAAACTGGGTGCGAAACCTTAGATTTTCCTGTGGAGAAcagaaatcataagaaaagaaaTAGAACAAGCAGGGATTCTGATGGTTCATGCCACACAACTGATAAAGGTTCCATTGACAAACACGGTTCAAGCACTTCTGTTGTTTCTGGATCAGATATAGAAGAAATAAATCAAAGTCAGTGTATAGAAGATGCACCAATGGCTGCAGAGAACACTTCAAATTGTGAGAATGGCAATGTAAGGCACCAAATGCCACCCAGTGCTGGCTACATTGAAGAACCATATTACATTATTGACAGGGATGTGGGATACAAAGGAGCAAATGGAAGTCTTTTAGTTGACTTGTTCAGCCTTGAAGTGCAGAAGAGCATAACAGGTGCGGGCATAAATGATGAAGCTCTAGCTGAAGATAGAAGAGCTGATCTGTTGCTTAAATCTGAAACTGAAGTAGACATAGTTAATGAGAATCCAGTGGCGGAAGAGTTAGTGACTAGAGTTGTGCCTTTGGACGCATCTGACTCTGAAATggtacaaaagaaggagaaaactGATGTGAGAGACAATATGTTACAATCTCAAAAAGGTTCTTACAATGACACGACTCCTGGGCAGCCTTTGACCACATCTGTAATGAATACCGAAGTTAATGGAAATGACAATCCAGATGTGTTGAATAAGGTAATAAAAGAATGTCAAACTTCTGAAAAATCAACTGATGCAGAGCCAG GTGAAAGGATGAAGGTGATTAAACAAGAACACGTGGAGATGAACATAGCCATGTCTGGTG GGAAGCATCCAAACAGCATTAATAGGGAGCATGACCAGATTTCAAATTTTCCTCTAAATGACAATAATACAGCCCTAAAAGTTGTGAAAGCTGAAGCCGTTAACTCAAACTGTTCGCCAACATCCGATGCAGCCAGTATCTCCTGTTTGGTAAAAACAGATGATCCTTCTCATTTG GAACTAATGACATGCTTGCCATCACCATCAAAGATGAAAATGGGCAGAAGCGTGGTGCTGCTTCGAGATCCAGGGATGAGACTGTGGCCTGTCCTCTACCATAAGAGACCGGGACTCACAGTTTTGAATAGTGGGTGGGAAGGATTCAGCAGGGCAAACAGAATTCAAGCAGGAGATAAATGTGTTTTTGACATTGAGAGTGAAGATCCAGAGTTCATATACAGGGTCTCTATTGTTAGAAAGCAGAAAAAACTATACTAA
- the LOC131159478 gene encoding uncharacterized protein LOC131159478 isoform X4, whose product MACKVKACAKCTRNCVSAHGIKKHPSPVITSFFKVLIGDQFSKVLFLPPKFACTVTPLVDQKIDLEDSSGRRWVVTLSNIGGSFAFQQGWHTFSLDHGLEVGDFLVFSYIMGSHFFVQIFKKTGCETLDFPVENRNHKKRNRTSRDSDGSCHTTDKGSIDKHGSSTSVVSGSDIEEINQSQCIEDAPMAAENTSNCENGNVRHQMPPSAGYIEEPYYIIDRDVGYKGANGSLLVDLFSLEVQKSITGAGINDEALAEDRRADLLLKSETEVDIVNENPVAEELVTRVVPLDASDSEMVQKKEKTDVRDNMLQSQKGSYNDTTPGQPLTTSVMNTEVNGNDNPDVLNKVIKECQTSEKSTDAEPGERMKVIKQEHVEMNIAMSGALKVVKAEAVNSNCSPTSDAASISCLVKTDDPSHLELMTCLPSPSKMKMGRSVVLLRDPGMRLWPVLYHKRPGLTVLNSGWEGFSRANRIQAGDKCVFDIESEDPEFIYRVSIVRKQKKLY is encoded by the exons TTCTTGCCCCCCAAATTTGCTTGCACAGTGACACCCTTGGTTGATCAGAAAATTGACCTTGAGGATTCAAGTGGGAGGCGGTGGGTAGTAACATTATCCAATATTGGTGGATCCTTTGCTTTTCAACAAGGATGGCATACTTTCTCATTAGACCATGGCCTAGAAGTAGGTGATTTTTTGGTGTTCAGTTACATAATGGGATCACACTTTTTTGTTCAAATCTTTAAGAAAACTGGGTGCGAAACCTTAGATTTTCCTGTGGAGAAcagaaatcataagaaaagaaaTAGAACAAGCAGGGATTCTGATGGTTCATGCCACACAACTGATAAAGGTTCCATTGACAAACACGGTTCAAGCACTTCTGTTGTTTCTGGATCAGATATAGAAGAAATAAATCAAAGTCAGTGTATAGAAGATGCACCAATGGCTGCAGAGAACACTTCAAATTGTGAGAATGGCAATGTAAGGCACCAAATGCCACCCAGTGCTGGCTACATTGAAGAACCATATTACATTATTGACAGGGATGTGGGATACAAAGGAGCAAATGGAAGTCTTTTAGTTGACTTGTTCAGCCTTGAAGTGCAGAAGAGCATAACAGGTGCGGGCATAAATGATGAAGCTCTAGCTGAAGATAGAAGAGCTGATCTGTTGCTTAAATCTGAAACTGAAGTAGACATAGTTAATGAGAATCCAGTGGCGGAAGAGTTAGTGACTAGAGTTGTGCCTTTGGACGCATCTGACTCTGAAATggtacaaaagaaggagaaaactGATGTGAGAGACAATATGTTACAATCTCAAAAAGGTTCTTACAATGACACGACTCCTGGGCAGCCTTTGACCACATCTGTAATGAATACCGAAGTTAATGGAAATGACAATCCAGATGTGTTGAATAAGGTAATAAAAGAATGTCAAACTTCTGAAAAATCAACTGATGCAGAGCCAG GTGAAAGGATGAAGGTGATTAAACAAGAACACGTGGAGATGAACATAGCCATGTCTGGTG CCCTAAAAGTTGTGAAAGCTGAAGCCGTTAACTCAAACTGTTCGCCAACATCCGATGCAGCCAGTATCTCCTGTTTGGTAAAAACAGATGATCCTTCTCATTTG GAACTAATGACATGCTTGCCATCACCATCAAAGATGAAAATGGGCAGAAGCGTGGTGCTGCTTCGAGATCCAGGGATGAGACTGTGGCCTGTCCTCTACCATAAGAGACCGGGACTCACAGTTTTGAATAGTGGGTGGGAAGGATTCAGCAGGGCAAACAGAATTCAAGCAGGAGATAAATGTGTTTTTGACATTGAGAGTGAAGATCCAGAGTTCATATACAGGGTCTCTATTGTTAGAAAGCAGAAAAAACTATACTAA
- the LOC131159478 gene encoding uncharacterized protein LOC131159478 isoform X2, producing MACKVKACAKCTRNCVSAHGIKKHPSPVITSFFKVLIGDQFSKVLFLPPKFACTVTPLVDQKIDLEDSSGRRWVVTLSNIGGSFAFQQGWHTFSLDHGLEVGDFLVFSYIMGSHFFVQIFKKTGCETLDFPVENRNHKKRNRTSRDSDGSCHTTDKGSIDKHGSSTSVVSGSDIEEINQSQCIEDAPMAAENTSNCENGNVRHQMPPSAGYIEEPYYIIDRDVGYKGANGSLLVDLFSLEVQKSITGAGINDEALAEDRRADLLLKSETEVDIVNENPVAEELVTRVVPLDASDSEMVQKKEKTDVRDNMLQSQKGSYNDTTPGQPLTTSVMNTEVNGNDNPDVLNKVIKECQTSEKSTDAEPGKDEKVKPQKEIICHIGRHEFVQRKSSGLSGFREFPVAFELQKLQSGERMKVIKQEHVEMNIAMSGALKVVKAEAVNSNCSPTSDAASISCLVKTDDPSHLELMTCLPSPSKMKMGRSVVLLRDPGMRLWPVLYHKRPGLTVLNSGWEGFSRANRIQAGDKCVFDIESEDPEFIYRVSIVRKQKKLY from the exons TTCTTGCCCCCCAAATTTGCTTGCACAGTGACACCCTTGGTTGATCAGAAAATTGACCTTGAGGATTCAAGTGGGAGGCGGTGGGTAGTAACATTATCCAATATTGGTGGATCCTTTGCTTTTCAACAAGGATGGCATACTTTCTCATTAGACCATGGCCTAGAAGTAGGTGATTTTTTGGTGTTCAGTTACATAATGGGATCACACTTTTTTGTTCAAATCTTTAAGAAAACTGGGTGCGAAACCTTAGATTTTCCTGTGGAGAAcagaaatcataagaaaagaaaTAGAACAAGCAGGGATTCTGATGGTTCATGCCACACAACTGATAAAGGTTCCATTGACAAACACGGTTCAAGCACTTCTGTTGTTTCTGGATCAGATATAGAAGAAATAAATCAAAGTCAGTGTATAGAAGATGCACCAATGGCTGCAGAGAACACTTCAAATTGTGAGAATGGCAATGTAAGGCACCAAATGCCACCCAGTGCTGGCTACATTGAAGAACCATATTACATTATTGACAGGGATGTGGGATACAAAGGAGCAAATGGAAGTCTTTTAGTTGACTTGTTCAGCCTTGAAGTGCAGAAGAGCATAACAGGTGCGGGCATAAATGATGAAGCTCTAGCTGAAGATAGAAGAGCTGATCTGTTGCTTAAATCTGAAACTGAAGTAGACATAGTTAATGAGAATCCAGTGGCGGAAGAGTTAGTGACTAGAGTTGTGCCTTTGGACGCATCTGACTCTGAAATggtacaaaagaaggagaaaactGATGTGAGAGACAATATGTTACAATCTCAAAAAGGTTCTTACAATGACACGACTCCTGGGCAGCCTTTGACCACATCTGTAATGAATACCGAAGTTAATGGAAATGACAATCCAGATGTGTTGAATAAGGTAATAAAAGAATGTCAAACTTCTGAAAAATCAACTGATGCAGAGCCAG GGAAGGATGAAAAAGTGAAGCCCCAAAAGGAAATCATTTGTCATATTGGTAGACATGAGTTTGTTCAACGGAAATCTAGTGGATTATCTGGGTTTCGTGAATTTCCAGTTGCTTTTGAGTTGCAAAAGTTGCAATCAG GTGAAAGGATGAAGGTGATTAAACAAGAACACGTGGAGATGAACATAGCCATGTCTGGTG CCCTAAAAGTTGTGAAAGCTGAAGCCGTTAACTCAAACTGTTCGCCAACATCCGATGCAGCCAGTATCTCCTGTTTGGTAAAAACAGATGATCCTTCTCATTTG GAACTAATGACATGCTTGCCATCACCATCAAAGATGAAAATGGGCAGAAGCGTGGTGCTGCTTCGAGATCCAGGGATGAGACTGTGGCCTGTCCTCTACCATAAGAGACCGGGACTCACAGTTTTGAATAGTGGGTGGGAAGGATTCAGCAGGGCAAACAGAATTCAAGCAGGAGATAAATGTGTTTTTGACATTGAGAGTGAAGATCCAGAGTTCATATACAGGGTCTCTATTGTTAGAAAGCAGAAAAAACTATACTAA
- the LOC131159478 gene encoding uncharacterized protein LOC131159478 isoform X5 — MGSHFFVQIFKKTGCETLDFPVENRNHKKRNRTSRDSDGSCHTTDKGSIDKHGSSTSVVSGSDIEEINQSQCIEDAPMAAENTSNCENGNVRHQMPPSAGYIEEPYYIIDRDVGYKGANGSLLVDLFSLEVQKSITGAGINDEALAEDRRADLLLKSETEVDIVNENPVAEELVTRVVPLDASDSEMVQKKEKTDVRDNMLQSQKGSYNDTTPGQPLTTSVMNTEVNGNDNPDVLNKVIKECQTSEKSTDAEPGKDEKVKPQKEIICHIGRHEFVQRKSSGLSGFREFPVAFELQKLQSGERMKVIKQEHVEMNIAMSGGKHPNSINREHDQISNFPLNDNNTALKVVKAEAVNSNCSPTSDAASISCLVKTDDPSHLELMTCLPSPSKMKMGRSVVLLRDPGMRLWPVLYHKRPGLTVLNSGWEGFSRANRIQAGDKCVFDIESEDPEFIYRVSIVRKQKKLY; from the exons ATGGGATCACACTTTTTTGTTCAAATCTTTAAGAAAACTGGGTGCGAAACCTTAGATTTTCCTGTGGAGAAcagaaatcataagaaaagaaaTAGAACAAGCAGGGATTCTGATGGTTCATGCCACACAACTGATAAAGGTTCCATTGACAAACACGGTTCAAGCACTTCTGTTGTTTCTGGATCAGATATAGAAGAAATAAATCAAAGTCAGTGTATAGAAGATGCACCAATGGCTGCAGAGAACACTTCAAATTGTGAGAATGGCAATGTAAGGCACCAAATGCCACCCAGTGCTGGCTACATTGAAGAACCATATTACATTATTGACAGGGATGTGGGATACAAAGGAGCAAATGGAAGTCTTTTAGTTGACTTGTTCAGCCTTGAAGTGCAGAAGAGCATAACAGGTGCGGGCATAAATGATGAAGCTCTAGCTGAAGATAGAAGAGCTGATCTGTTGCTTAAATCTGAAACTGAAGTAGACATAGTTAATGAGAATCCAGTGGCGGAAGAGTTAGTGACTAGAGTTGTGCCTTTGGACGCATCTGACTCTGAAATggtacaaaagaaggagaaaactGATGTGAGAGACAATATGTTACAATCTCAAAAAGGTTCTTACAATGACACGACTCCTGGGCAGCCTTTGACCACATCTGTAATGAATACCGAAGTTAATGGAAATGACAATCCAGATGTGTTGAATAAGGTAATAAAAGAATGTCAAACTTCTGAAAAATCAACTGATGCAGAGCCAG GGAAGGATGAAAAAGTGAAGCCCCAAAAGGAAATCATTTGTCATATTGGTAGACATGAGTTTGTTCAACGGAAATCTAGTGGATTATCTGGGTTTCGTGAATTTCCAGTTGCTTTTGAGTTGCAAAAGTTGCAATCAG GTGAAAGGATGAAGGTGATTAAACAAGAACACGTGGAGATGAACATAGCCATGTCTGGTG GGAAGCATCCAAACAGCATTAATAGGGAGCATGACCAGATTTCAAATTTTCCTCTAAATGACAATAATACAGCCCTAAAAGTTGTGAAAGCTGAAGCCGTTAACTCAAACTGTTCGCCAACATCCGATGCAGCCAGTATCTCCTGTTTGGTAAAAACAGATGATCCTTCTCATTTG GAACTAATGACATGCTTGCCATCACCATCAAAGATGAAAATGGGCAGAAGCGTGGTGCTGCTTCGAGATCCAGGGATGAGACTGTGGCCTGTCCTCTACCATAAGAGACCGGGACTCACAGTTTTGAATAGTGGGTGGGAAGGATTCAGCAGGGCAAACAGAATTCAAGCAGGAGATAAATGTGTTTTTGACATTGAGAGTGAAGATCCAGAGTTCATATACAGGGTCTCTATTGTTAGAAAGCAGAAAAAACTATACTAA
- the LOC131159480 gene encoding adenine/guanine permease AZG2 → MGGEFCARVGTGCCTKLAGTWARMEKAINDAVSKSVVGKFFKLEARKSCFTKELRAGTATFLTMAYIITVNATILTDSGGTCSASDCSPPGSPDCVLKPNPGYQKCLDKTKSDLIVATALSSMIGSFAMGILANLPLGLAPGMGSNAYLAYDLVGFHGTGPMSYQTALAVVLIEGCAFLLIAAFGLRAKLARLIPGPVRLACAAGIGLFIAFVGLQAHQGVGLVGPDTSTLLTLAACTKTDPVTGACTSGKMRSPTFWLGFVGFLVMSYGLMKNVKGSMIYGILFVTLISWIRNTSVTYFPNTPLGDENYNYFKKVVDFHHIKSTAGAISFTHFNRSEVWVALVTLLYVDVLATTGTLYTMAEMGGFLDDQGSFEGEYTAYMVDAGATVVGAALGVSPIATYVESSAGIREGGRTGLTAVIVGVYFFLSLFIVPLLASVPPWATGPSLVMVGVLMMKVVKDIEWENMKAAVPAFVTILLMPLTYSITNGIIGGIGLYIALSLYDFIKERIRWSIEMRRMVIKEQNQVSATSGADTATELI, encoded by the coding sequence atggggggTGAGTTCTGTGCAAGAGTTGGAACTGGGTGTTGCACAAAACTAGCAGGGACATGGGCCAGGATGGAGAAGGCCATAAATGACGCCGTGTCCAAAAGCGTGGTGGGCAAGTTCTTCAAGCTAGAAGCCCGAAAGAGCTGCTTCACAAAGGAACTCCGGGCCGGCACCGCCACCTTCCTCACCATGGCTTACATAATCACCGTCAACGCCACCATCCTCACCGATTCCGGCGGCACGTGCTCTGCCTCCGACTGCTCCCCTCCTGGCAGCCCGGACTGCGTGCTCAAGCCCAACCCCGGCTACCAAAAGTGCTTAGATAAGACCAAGAGTGACCTCATTGTAGCCACAGCTTTGTCCTCCATGATCGGGTCTTTTGCCATGGGAATTTTGGCCAACCTTCCTTTGGGCCTGGCTCCCGGAATGGGCTCCAACGCTTACCTGGCCTACGACTTGGTGGGCTTCCACGGAACCGGTCCCATGTCGTACCAAACCGCCCTCGCCGTGGTCCTGATCGAGGGCTGTGCGTTTCTCCTAATAGCAGCTTTTGGACTTCGAGCAAAGCTTGCTCGGCTCATCCCCGGCCCGGTTCGGCTTGCTTGCGCAGCAGGAATTGGGCTCTTCATTGCGTTTGTGGGCCTTCAGGCCCACCAGGGTGTTGGCCTAGTGGGCCCCGACACGTCCACGCTGCTGACACTCGCTGCGTGTACCAAAACTGACCCGGTGACCGGCGCGTGTACCAGCGGGAAAATGAGGAGCCCGACATTCTGGTTGGGCTTTGTCGGCTTCCTAGTAATGTCTTATGGGCTGATGAAGAACGTCAAGGGAAGCATGATTTATGGTATTCTATTCGTGACACTGATTTCTTGGATTAGGAACACTTCTGTTACATATTTTCCCAACACCCCACTTGGTGATGAAAATTACAATTACTTCAAGAAAGTGGTAGATTTCCACCACATCAAGTCCACAGCTGGTGCAATCAGCTTCACCCATTTCAACAGGAGTGAGGTTTGGGTTGCCCTGGTGACCCTACTGTATGTTGATGTGCTTGCCACCACAGGAACGTTGTACACCATGGCCGAGATGGGAGGGTTCCTAGATGATCAGGGGAGTTTTGAGGGGGAATACACGGCGTACATGGTTGATGCCGGGGCCACGGTGGTGGGAGCCGCCCTAGGGGTGTCCCCGATCGCAACGTACGTCGAGTCCTCAGCCGGGATCAGGGAGGGGGGTCGAACAGGGTTGACTGCCGTGATTGTTGGGGTGtacttcttcttgtccttgtttaTAGTTCCCCTGTTGGCCAGTGTTCCGCCATGGGCCACAGGCCCATCACTGGTCATGGTGGGGGTGTTGATGATGAAGGTGGTGAAGGACATAGAGTGGGAAAATATGAAGGCAGCAGTCCCTGCTTTTGTGACCATACTTCTTATGCCACTCACCTATTCTATAACAAATGGGATTATTGGTGGGATAGGGCTGTACATTGCTCTTAGCTTGTATGACTTCATTAAGGAGAGGATAAGGTGGTCGATTGAGATGAGAAGGATGGTCATCAAGGAACAAAACCAAGTGTCTGCTACCTCTGGTGCAGACACAGCCACTgaattaatataa